CTCGCTCCCGGCGGCCTGGGTGAGCTTCTCGTCGGCCTGGTCCAGGTTCCCCAGGTGCAGGGCGCACATGCCCACGTAGAGGACGGCGGTGTCGCGGTCGAAATCGTTCCCCGGGTTCTGCGCCACATCGTTGAAGATGGCCAGCGCCTCGGAGAGCCGCTGCTGCGTCTCCTCGGGGGTGGGCTCGACCCACACGGGCTGCGCGTTCTGACCCTCGGGGTACTCCTGGTGCCCCTCGAAGGCCAGGCCGTAGCTCTGGATGCCCTGGGCCAGCCGAAGCGCCGTGCGCGACTCCGGCGGGCCGGCGGTGATGACGAAGTAGGCGATGACCGCCAGCGCCACGATGCCGCCGACGATGATGTTGATGATGAGGTCGCGCCGCTTTTTGTCGTGCGCGTCCGCCTTGGAGTAGAGCTCGCGGAGGTCCTCGGCGCGCTCGCCCTGCGATTTCTGTTTTCCCATCTCAGCGCTCCCCGGCTGTGAACGTTTTCGCCAGGTCCACGTACCCGGCGGCGTGTTTTTTCTGACCGAGAATCTCGTCGGGGGTGAGGCGGCGGACCACCCGCCCCGGCACCCCCAGGACAACGGAGCCCGGCGGTATCTTCTTCCTCGGCGTGACGAGCGACCCCGCCCCGATGAGCGATCCGGCGCCTATCTCGGCCCCGTTGAGGATTATCGCCCCCATGCCGATGAGACAGCCGTCCCCGATGGTGCAGGCGTGGATGACCGCCCGATGGCCGATGGTCACGTCGGCGCCGATGATGGTGGGCTGGTCGTGATCCACGTGGACCACGGTGAGGTCCTGGACGTTGGTGCGCCCGCCTATCTCGATGCGGGCGATGTCGCCGCGCAACAGGCAACCGTACCAGATGCTCGCGTCG
This window of the bacterium genome carries:
- a CDS encoding tetratricopeptide repeat protein: MGKQKSQGERAEDLRELYSKADAHDKKRRDLIINIIVGGIVALAVIAYFVITAGPPESRTALRLAQGIQSYGLAFEGHQEYPEGQNAQPVWVEPTPEETQQRLSEALAIFNDVAQNPGNDFDRDTAVLYVGMCALHLGNLDQADEKLTQAAGSEFDPLRQQARFTLGSVMLERGQLPEALEYYQGLGAEEDNYLATAAKLETARILGWLGRPDESKAVLSGIVEAGPEDAPDVQMAQWMLDQGLYLTHLVDLIPLGGAAEPEPTVPAEGVTPPQ
- a CDS encoding gamma carbonic anhydrase family protein; this translates as MPLYAYQGREPDLDPSVFVAPSADVIGDVRAAADASIWYGCLLRGDIARIEIGGRTNVQDLTVVHVDHDQPTIIGADVTIGHRAVIHACTIGDGCLIGMGAIILNGAEIGAGSLIGAGSLVTPRKKIPPGSVVLGVPGRVVRRLTPDEILGQKKHAAGYVDLAKTFTAGER